A genomic window from Yoonia rosea includes:
- the bamA gene encoding outer membrane protein assembly factor BamA: protein MKTNVGRFLAQGFAKMRSLWMALCIVVFASGAVNAQSFAFSSFEIEGNLRVADGTILTFGGLTPGAGISTADLNAAGQNIRASGLFESVDLIPQGNRLLIRVVEYPTINRINIEGNNRLRDEELLSLVQSQPRRVFTPAQAEADTAAITEAYARRGRINASVTPRIIPQSDNRVDLVFEVVESAVTEIERISFLGNRTYSEGRLRRVLETKQAGFFRILVGRDTYSPERLAQDREALTDFYRSRGYVDFVLQNIDVSLTRERDAFLVTYNIREGQQFSFGTTSLSSEISGVNAADFADLINVRSGATYSPVPIDSDIARIEREAAARGLNFVTVEPRMSRNPRDLTIDVNYVLVSGERVFIERIDIEGNGTTLDRVIRNQFRSVEGDPLNSREIQESAQRIRALGFFADVSVNTRPGSSPSQRVVDVNVTEGPTGTLSFGTNFSTDNGVSLLASYRQSNFQGRGQRLNFDFSTAETNRSFGFGFTEPQLLGRDLRGSFDLSYGTTDNENALYDTETLRMSPAISFPLSETGRLSVFYALEYTDLADVSDDASPIIQAEEDAGGVWTNAIGYNYSYDSRRTGVNPTTGYVLRFGQEFGFGDTQFIKTTAFAGAETAILNEEVSLRASVQGGVLNYQEGSSRVTDRFFLGSRLMRGFEAGGIGPRDENTDDALGGNAFSVLTLEAEFPLGLPSEYGVTGGAFIDYGAVWDVGVADDSAILSNDPIARSVIGLSIFWDTPIGPLRFNFTEPLDVQDFDKTRNFDVTISTSF, encoded by the coding sequence ATGAAGACAAATGTGGGGCGCTTTCTGGCGCAGGGTTTTGCGAAGATGCGATCACTTTGGATGGCGCTTTGTATCGTGGTTTTTGCCTCCGGTGCTGTAAATGCGCAGAGTTTTGCTTTCAGCAGCTTTGAGATCGAGGGCAACTTGCGGGTGGCCGATGGAACGATCCTGACATTTGGTGGTTTAACGCCGGGCGCCGGTATCTCGACGGCCGATCTGAACGCAGCAGGGCAGAACATCCGCGCCTCCGGCCTTTTCGAGAGTGTCGACCTCATCCCGCAGGGAAACCGTCTGTTGATCCGTGTGGTCGAGTATCCGACGATCAATCGCATCAATATCGAGGGAAACAACCGCCTGCGTGACGAGGAACTTCTGTCACTGGTGCAATCCCAACCACGGCGTGTCTTTACGCCAGCTCAGGCCGAAGCCGATACCGCCGCAATCACCGAGGCCTATGCCCGCCGTGGCCGTATCAATGCATCCGTTACCCCGCGCATCATTCCGCAATCCGACAACCGCGTTGATTTGGTGTTCGAGGTGGTCGAGTCAGCCGTGACCGAAATTGAACGGATCTCTTTTCTGGGCAACAGAACCTATTCAGAGGGGCGCTTGCGCCGCGTGCTGGAAACCAAACAGGCGGGTTTTTTCCGGATTTTGGTCGGGCGTGATACCTACTCGCCCGAGCGCCTGGCACAAGATCGCGAAGCATTGACCGATTTCTATCGCTCGCGTGGTTATGTCGACTTTGTTTTGCAGAATATTGACGTGTCGTTGACGCGTGAGCGTGATGCCTTTCTGGTCACATACAATATTCGCGAAGGACAGCAGTTCAGTTTTGGCACGACGTCGCTTTCCAGTGAAATTAGCGGTGTGAATGCGGCTGATTTCGCTGATTTGATCAATGTCCGGTCGGGCGCGACCTACTCGCCTGTGCCGATTGATTCAGACATCGCCCGGATCGAACGCGAAGCTGCAGCGCGTGGGCTCAACTTTGTCACGGTCGAACCGCGTATGTCGCGCAATCCGCGCGATCTGACGATTGATGTGAATTATGTACTGGTGTCGGGTGAACGCGTCTTTATCGAACGCATCGACATTGAAGGGAACGGAACAACGCTCGACCGCGTGATCCGCAACCAGTTCCGTTCGGTCGAGGGCGACCCGCTGAACAGCCGTGAAATTCAGGAAAGTGCGCAACGCATCCGTGCGCTTGGCTTTTTTGCGGATGTCAGTGTCAACACGCGTCCCGGTTCCAGCCCAAGCCAGCGTGTCGTTGACGTGAATGTCACCGAAGGGCCCACAGGGACACTGTCGTTCGGTACCAACTTTAGTACGGACAATGGCGTCAGCCTGTTGGCATCATACCGCCAAAGCAATTTTCAGGGCCGTGGGCAGCGGTTGAACTTTGACTTCTCGACCGCCGAAACCAACCGCAGCTTTGGGTTCGGATTTACCGAACCGCAGCTTTTGGGGCGTGATTTGCGGGGGTCATTTGACCTGAGCTACGGGACCACAGACAACGAAAACGCGCTTTATGATACCGAAACATTGCGGATGTCGCCTGCGATCAGCTTCCCTCTGAGTGAAACGGGGCGTTTGTCTGTTTTCTACGCGCTTGAATATACCGATCTGGCCGATGTTTCAGACGATGCCAGCCCCATTATCCAAGCCGAAGAAGACGCAGGTGGTGTCTGGACCAATGCGATCGGGTATAATTACAGCTATGACAGCCGCCGGACGGGTGTGAACCCGACGACGGGGTATGTTTTGCGCTTCGGTCAGGAATTCGGCTTTGGCGACACCCAGTTCATCAAGACAACCGCCTTTGCCGGTGCTGAAACGGCGATCCTGAACGAGGAAGTCTCTTTGCGTGCGTCAGTGCAGGGTGGCGTTCTGAACTATCAGGAGGGCAGCAGCCGTGTCACAGACCGCTTCTTCCTTGGCAGCCGCCTGATGCGCGGTTTTGAGGCGGGTGGTATCGGTCCGCGCGATGAGAACACTGATGATGCTTTGGGCGGGAACGCTTTCTCTGTTCTGACGCTCGAGGCCGAATTCCCGCTTGGTCTGCCAAGCGAATACGGTGTTACGGGAGGTGCCTTTATCGACTACGGCGCGGTCTGGGATGTGGGTGTCGCAGACGATTCCGCTATTTTGTCAAACGACCCGATTGCGCGGTCCGTTATTGGCTTATCGATCTTCTGGGACACTCCGATTGGCCCGCTGCGGTTCAACTTTACCGAACCGCTTGATGTGCAGGACTTCGACAAGACACGTAACTTTGATGTGACGATCTCGACAAGCTTCTGA
- the rseP gene encoding RIP metalloprotease RseP codes for MDLMQFVPMFGNFAFMIIAFVVALSVIVAIHEYGHYIVGRWCGIHAEVFSLGFGPVIFRRVDKHGTTWQIAALPLGGFVKFLGDANAASVGSDGQVSEADLRRTMLGAPLWARTATVAAGPVFNFVLAIAIFAGSIMFQGRSTDPLTFGEMRPFPPSYASDLRAGDQVLSVEGVMFNDPERTAVMSDLVPLRERLDYTVLRDGSQMTVEGPYFFPAAVSSVSPRSAADDADIKVDDVITAINGDPVFAFSQVQAVVLEADGAPLVFTIWRDGETLEKTIAPRRVDLPNPEGGFETRWLIGISGTIFFEEKTESVGLFTAISLGAQGLWDTTTTSLSAMQHILFGKISTCNLSGPVGIAETSGSMAEQGAQSFIWFIGALSAAVGLINLFPIPVLDGGHLVFYAYEAVTRRKPSDRAVQVFMFVGLSLILTLMMFTILNDTILCP; via the coding sequence TTGGACCTGATGCAGTTTGTGCCGATGTTCGGCAACTTCGCTTTTATGATCATCGCCTTCGTCGTGGCGCTGTCGGTGATCGTGGCGATCCATGAATACGGGCATTACATCGTCGGGCGCTGGTGCGGTATCCACGCTGAGGTGTTCTCACTGGGATTTGGTCCGGTGATCTTTCGGCGCGTCGATAAACACGGCACGACATGGCAGATTGCAGCACTGCCTTTGGGCGGTTTCGTAAAATTTCTGGGTGACGCAAATGCGGCCAGTGTGGGCAGCGACGGGCAGGTGTCCGAGGCTGATCTGCGCCGCACCATGCTGGGTGCACCGCTTTGGGCGCGCACCGCAACGGTGGCGGCAGGGCCTGTGTTCAACTTTGTGTTGGCAATTGCGATTTTCGCGGGCTCGATCATGTTTCAGGGCCGTTCCACCGATCCGCTGACGTTTGGCGAAATGCGCCCGTTTCCGCCCAGCTATGCCAGCGATCTGCGTGCGGGCGATCAGGTGCTTTCCGTCGAGGGTGTCATGTTCAATGATCCTGAACGGACGGCGGTGATGTCCGATCTTGTGCCTCTGCGCGAGCGTCTGGACTATACAGTCCTGCGTGACGGGAGCCAGATGACGGTGGAAGGCCCGTATTTCTTCCCTGCGGCGGTGTCGAGCGTCAGCCCACGTTCGGCAGCGGATGATGCCGATATCAAGGTTGACGATGTGATCACGGCAATCAACGGGGACCCGGTTTTTGCATTCTCACAGGTGCAGGCGGTCGTACTGGAGGCAGATGGCGCGCCTTTGGTCTTTACGATCTGGCGGGATGGCGAAACGCTGGAGAAAACAATTGCGCCGCGTCGCGTGGATTTGCCGAACCCTGAGGGTGGGTTTGAGACACGCTGGCTGATCGGGATCAGCGGCACGATCTTCTTTGAGGAAAAGACCGAAAGCGTGGGGCTCTTTACCGCGATCAGTCTTGGTGCGCAGGGACTGTGGGACACAACCACAACATCGCTTTCGGCGATGCAGCACATTCTGTTTGGCAAGATTTCGACGTGTAACCTCTCTGGCCCTGTGGGCATCGCCGAAACAAGTGGTTCCATGGCCGAGCAGGGCGCGCAGAGCTTTATCTGGTTCATCGGTGCGCTGTCCGCCGCGGTGGGCCTGATCAACCTTTTCCCGATCCCTGTGCTGGATGGCGGGCACCTTGTGTTTTATGCCTATGAAGCCGTTACGCGGCGCAAGCCCAGTGATCGTGCGGTCCAAGTCTTTATGTTTGTTGGATTGTCTCTGATCCTCACGCTGATGATGTTCACCATTCTCAACGACACGATCCTCTGCCCGTAA